From the genome of Solibacillus sp. FSL H8-0538:
GTCATTTTCACTTATTTGCGAATAAGTCGTATGTTCAATTCACCAATTCTTGTTTTCGGCAAAAAAATCTGCTTCTGAAAATAATAGCCTCATTATTTTCAATAAAAAAATCCCACGAAAGACGTGCTCTCGTAGAATTTCTTATTTTAGCTTATTGAAAATTTGTTGTTGCTGCTCGGTCGTTAGATGCGGCTTGCTGCAACGACACCTGATCTATCACAACAGCCTGTTTAATTTATTTCTGCACCGAAGTTGGTCGCATATTCTTCTATTAGTCGTGGAAATTCGTGCCTGATGTTACGGCTTTTACGTAGCCAGCGCGAATCGTGAAATCACCGAAGCGCTCGCCGCCTAAGCGTTCATTTGCATAGCGGAATAGGATCGGACGAAGCTCGGCTAAAATTTCTTCTTCACCGATATTTTCACGGTAGATTTTATTTAAGCGGTCACCCGTAAAACCAGCCCCTAAGTATAAATTATACTTGCCCGGCCCTTTTCCGATAAAGCCAATTTCACCCATAGCTGCACGCGAACAACCATTTGGACAGCCTGACATACGGATGACAATTTCTTCATCACGAATTCCAGCCTCATCTAAAATGACTTCAATTTTATCTATTAAAGATGGCAAGTAACGCTCTGCTTCTGCCATTGCTAGACCACATGTTGGCAAGGATACACATGCTATAGCGTTCCGGCGTAGTGCAGAATAATGTTCACCGTCCGTAATATTATATTGCTCAATTAATGCTTGAATACGACGTTTTTTCTGGGTGCTCACATTGCCAATGACTAAGTTTTGATTCCCTGTTAGACGGAATTCACCTGTATGGATTTTCGCAATTTCACGTAAACCTGTTTTCAGTGGATAGCCATCAAAATCTTTAATACGGCCATTTTGGATGAATAATGTGAAATGCCATTTGCCATCCTCACCTTTTGTCCAGCCGTAACGATCACCGGTATGCTCAAATTTAAATGGACGTTCCGCTTGTATTTCCCAGCCAAGTCGGCGGTGTAATTCTTCTTTAAACCAATCTAAGCCGCGCGCATCAATTGTATATTTAAAACGTGCATTTTTACGTTCTTTTCGATTCCCATAATCACGTTGAATGGTAATAATTTTTTCCGCTGTTTCAAGTAACTTATCTGGCGTAATAAATCCAATTAAACGTCCTAGCTGCGGGTAGGTCGAATCATCGCCATGCGTCATCCCCATGCCACCGCCAACTAATACATTAAAGCCTACTAGTTTATCATCTTCCACGATGCCGATGAACCCGATATCTTGTGAATAAATATCAACGTCATTCGCTGGAGGTACTGCAATGGCGATTTTAAATTTACGAGGTAAGTACAGCGATCCGTAAATCGGTTCAATTTCTTTTTCCTGTGTATCTACCATTTTTTCACCATTCAGCCATAGCTCATGATAGGCCGTTGTACGCGGTAGTAAATGCTCACTTAACTTTGCCGACCAATCAAAAATTTCCTGGTGAATAGTTGATTGGTACGGGTTTGCATTACACATCACGTTACGGTTTACGTCACCACAAGCTGCTAATGAATCTAGTAGCACATCATTAATATCTTGCATGAACTGTTTCACATTCCATTTTAATATTCCATGTAATTGGAATGCTTGCCGTGTCGTTAATTTTAGTGTGCTATTACCAACTCGATCCGATAATTCATCCATGACGAGCCATTGCTTTGCTGTTGCGACTCCGCCCGGTGTTCTTACACGTACCATGAACTGATAGGCTGGCTCTAGTTTTTGCTTTTGACGCTCCGTACGAAGATCACGGTCATCTTGCAGGTAGCTACCGTGGAACTTCATTAAGCGATTATCATCATCCGGGATACCTGAACTAATTGGGTAATCCATCGTTTGTTGCAATGTCCCACGTAAGTAATTACTTTCTTCTTTAATTCGTTCCACATCGCTAAATGGACCTGGTTGTGGTGGTAATACAATTTTCGTCATCCGTTTTCTCCCCTTTTAGTACACATCGCGTTGGTAGCGTTTTTGTTGTTGTAATTGTTTCACGAAGGTAACTGCTTCCTCACGTGATTGCTTCCCTTGCTGTTCAATAATTGTAATGAGCGTTTCATGAACATCTGTGCCCATCGTTTTTTCATCGCCACATACATAAATAACAGCGCCTTGTTGAATCCAGTCATATAGCTCTGCTGCATTTTGTTGTAGACGATGTTGTACATAAACTTTTTCCGCAGTATCACGAGAAAATGCTAAATTTAAATTCGTTAGTACGCCGTCTTTTAACCAGTTTTGCCATTCAACCTGATATAAGAAGTCCGTCACGAAATGCTGATCGCCAAAGAACAACCAAGACTTACCTTCAGCTCCGCGCTCCTCACGCTCCTGTAAGAACGAACGGAACGGTGCTACACCAGTACCTGCACAAATTAAAATAATTGGCGTTGCATCATCTTGTGGTAGCTTGAAGTTCGGATTTGACTGTACGTAAACAGCTAGTTTATCGCCAATGTTTACTCGAGATGAGATTGCGCCAGATGCCACGCCCTCTCTAGCACGACCATGCGCTTCATAAGCAACCGTACCAATCGTTACATGCACCTCTTCTGGGTATGTACGTAAGCTGCTTGAAATTGAATATAAGCGTGCCGGAATTTTCCGTAACGAGTCAATTAACTGCTGCGTATTCCATGACCATGGGCCGAAATCTTCCACAACATCGACTAAATCTCGGCCATATATATACGCTTTTAGCTGTTCACGATTTTCTAGTAATGTTTTCAACTCATCATTATTTGTATATTCAGATAGTTTTGCTAACAATGATTTTGATAAGGCTGTAATATCCAGCTTTTTGTGCAGTGCTTGCTGTAATGAAATTGACTGACCATCTAATTCCACAGCCGTTCCACCGTCAAACTGCAATGCCGTTAACAGCAACTCCACAAGCTTTTCATCATTTTCTGGATAAATAGCTAAACTATCTCCCGGTTCAAATGTCAGTCCTGAGCCTTCTAAAGACAGCTCTAAATGATTTGTTTCTTTATTCGAACCACGGCCATTTAAATTTATTTTTTCTAGCACTTCTGCATGGAATGGGTTCTTTCTTGAATACGTACTCGCACTCCCTTCTACCAGAAGTTCCTCTTTTGGTGCTGTAGATGACGTTGTTTGAATCACCTGCTGGACAGCTTCGAACCATTTTTGTGCATCCGCATCAAAATCA
Proteins encoded in this window:
- the cysI gene encoding assimilatory sulfite reductase (NADPH) hemoprotein subunit gives rise to the protein MTKIVLPPQPGPFSDVERIKEESNYLRGTLQQTMDYPISSGIPDDDNRLMKFHGSYLQDDRDLRTERQKQKLEPAYQFMVRVRTPGGVATAKQWLVMDELSDRVGNSTLKLTTRQAFQLHGILKWNVKQFMQDINDVLLDSLAACGDVNRNVMCNANPYQSTIHQEIFDWSAKLSEHLLPRTTAYHELWLNGEKMVDTQEKEIEPIYGSLYLPRKFKIAIAVPPANDVDIYSQDIGFIGIVEDDKLVGFNVLVGGGMGMTHGDDSTYPQLGRLIGFITPDKLLETAEKIITIQRDYGNRKERKNARFKYTIDARGLDWFKEELHRRLGWEIQAERPFKFEHTGDRYGWTKGEDGKWHFTLFIQNGRIKDFDGYPLKTGLREIAKIHTGEFRLTGNQNLVIGNVSTQKKRRIQALIEQYNITDGEHYSALRRNAIACVSLPTCGLAMAEAERYLPSLIDKIEVILDEAGIRDEEIVIRMSGCPNGCSRAAMGEIGFIGKGPGKYNLYLGAGFTGDRLNKIYRENIGEEEILAELRPILFRYANERLGGERFGDFTIRAGYVKAVTSGTNFHD
- a CDS encoding assimilatory sulfite reductase (NADPH) flavoprotein subunit; translated protein: MKLQVINSPFNEEQVKLLNELLPRLTEQQKIWLNGYLSAPFILEEVVQEETTVTVPTKEITVLFGSQTGNSQHLAEKFAASVASEQTNVTVSSMASFKVPNLKKLDHLFIIVSTHGEGEPPDNGISFYEYLYSKRAPKLDHVKYSVLALGDSSYEFFCKTGQDFDERLAELGATRIVPRVDCDVDFDADAQKWFEAVQQVIQTTSSTAPKEELLVEGSASTYSRKNPFHAEVLEKINLNGRGSNKETNHLELSLEGSGLTFEPGDSLAIYPENDEKLVELLLTALQFDGGTAVELDGQSISLQQALHKKLDITALSKSLLAKLSEYTNNDELKTLLENREQLKAYIYGRDLVDVVEDFGPWSWNTQQLIDSLRKIPARLYSISSSLRTYPEEVHVTIGTVAYEAHGRAREGVASGAISSRVNIGDKLAVYVQSNPNFKLPQDDATPIILICAGTGVAPFRSFLQEREERGAEGKSWLFFGDQHFVTDFLYQVEWQNWLKDGVLTNLNLAFSRDTAEKVYVQHRLQQNAAELYDWIQQGAVIYVCGDEKTMGTDVHETLITIIEQQGKQSREEAVTFVKQLQQQKRYQRDVY